In the genome of Chryseobacterium sp. 52, the window CTTTAAAATATATTTAAATTAATCTTTTACATGAAAAATTTTATTTTCATATTTTTTGTCGGGCTATTTCCTGCACAGCAATCCTGGAATCTTCAGCAGTGTCTGGATTATGCTGCAGCCAATCATCCGCTGGTGAAACAGGCAACAATAAACATCAAAAAAAATGATCATCAGATTGCAGCCTCGAAAGGAATGTTATTGCCTTCCGTAGAGGCTGGAGTGGATCATAGCTATAGTTTTGGATCCTCAATTAATCAGTCCAGTAACCAGAGAGAAGTACTTAATACACAATACGATCAGCTGAAAGCTCAGGCCAATATTGAACTTTTCAACTGGAGGAATTATGTGAATATTTCCCTGTCAAAACTCAACAAAGAAACCAGCTCCTACAGGCTTAAAAAGGCTCAGAATGAAGTGAAAATGAATGTCATTCAAACCTTTTTTATCTACCAAAACAGTAAAAGCTGGCTCGATGTATTGGAAACTCAGATTTCAGGAATTGAAGAACAGATTAAGCGGACGGAAAAAGAAGTGGAAATAGGAAGCCGCTCAAAAAGTGATATTTATGACATAAAAGCCAATTTAGGGACGTTGCAGGAACAGTGGGTAACTGCAAAAAATCAACGCGATCTGGCAAAAATTAATCTTCTTAACGCTTTAGCCGTTACTCAGGACTCTGTAGATTTTGTGATGAATAATGAGGTGGCTTTAGCGGAAGAAGATTTTGACCATTCTGATTTTACCAAAAGGTTATTGGAAAATAATCCTGCATATCAGACCGTTCTTGCAGAAATCAAAGCTCAGGAAAAAAGTGTAAGTCTTGCAGGTTCCGCTTATTTACCCACCCTGAACGGAAGCTATAGCTGGTCTACTTTTTACAATCAGTTTTTAAATAAAGACAATGTTTCCACTGTCAGTTTTTCAGACCAGTTTACCCAAAACAAAAACCAATCTGTTTCTTTTGGACTTAATATTCCGGTTTTTAATAAGTTTCAGGTCAAAAACAACGTAGAAATTGCCAAATTGAATGTGATCAATTCTACTTATGATAAAGAATTGATTGTTAATAACCTTACCCAAAGCATCAATTCCATAAAAGCCCAGTTTTTAAATGCTCAGGAAAAGTACGGCCTTTTAGAATCTAATTTTGAAAATCAGAAACAGTCTTTTCTGAAATCAGAAGAAAAATACAAAGAAGGCCTTATGGATGCATATACCTTCTTTGTAGTGAGAAATAACTGGCTTCAGGCCAATTATAACCTGATCAGCAGTAAAAATGATGTCATCCAGCAGACTGAATTGCTGAAAGTACTGAAGACCGGATTATAAGCATAAGTCCTGATAAACAGTATTTAACCTGTTTTGCCCTTATTCAGTATCCGAAACCTTGGCAAGCTCAATCAGCTGTATAGGTTCACTCATCAGTGCATCCATATTTGCAGCAAAATTCTTAAAATGAATAGTCTGGGCATGGAACTCGAATGCTGCTTGATCTTTAAAAGCTTCATGCATATAAAAGGTGCCGTTATTATTTTTATCCTCAAAAAGAATGTAATAAAGGCATCCCGGCTCGCTGCGTGTAGGATTTATAAGTTGTAACAGGGCTTCTTTTAATGCAGTTCTTTGTCCTTCTTTAGCTTTTAGAACTGCTGTTGATGTAAATGTATTGTCGGTCATCATAATTTGGGGTATAATTTTTTTAAGTTTTAAAATGTAATGCCTTTAACCAGGTAGTCAGTTTGTGTCTTGTCACCATTTAATAATTTTCCCAAGTAGGAGGTCAGAATATAGGTGATTCCATTATCAGCGGTATAGGCAGCGGTAGGGAATTCGGTTTTACCGATCATAACCTCTTTGGTTTTGGATGCTGTAGCCCATCCATTCGTACTGGACAGCATATGTACTTTTCCGTCAGCCAGGCCATTTTCTACCACAATGAGATTGTTTCCGCTCCATTCCAGGCCGTCTGGTGCTTTAAAAGCATTGCCCAGTCCTGTGATTTCTGTAACACTGCCATTAGAAATATTAATTTTAAATAATTTGTTAGCCTGAGTATGTGCTGCAATGAGATAGCCATCTTTATGATAAACAATTCCGTTAAGCCCAAAAGAACCTGCAGGAGCAGAAAAAGCAGTGTTATTCACAAAAACTGAAGCATTGTATTCTTTATCAATTTTGTAAATAACCGGTGAGAAAGAATCTGTAATGTAAATATTTCCGTTGGTATCTACCGTAATATCATTGGGAAATGCACCTCCGGTGGTCAACGGTTTTAAATCGATGCCTTTGATGATTGAACCCGTTTTGGCATTATAAATCCCGGCATATGCTACTTTTCCGGCTGTACTTCCGTTGGCACCACTTTTTTCTGAAGCACCGGCATCGCCACTGGCGACAATAATCCGGTCATTGGCCTCATCGGTAAATACTCCCAAAGCTGCAATAAGGGCTGCATCATTCACTAAAGGAGAAAATGTTTTACCATCCGTGCTCAGGGTGTAGACAAGGCCTTTATTAAAAGAACTGATAACGAAGCGGTTATTTTTAGTGTCAAAATCAATTCCTTCGGGATAGGCACCTGCAGACTGTAAAGAATAGTTTTCAAGAAGAGGAGCCGTTTGTGTATTAGAATCGTTGTCTTTATCGCTGCTGCATGATGAAAGAGTTAATATCATTGCTGCAACGAACAGCGAACAGTT includes:
- a CDS encoding TolC family protein, coding for MKNFIFIFFVGLFPAQQSWNLQQCLDYAAANHPLVKQATINIKKNDHQIAASKGMLLPSVEAGVDHSYSFGSSINQSSNQREVLNTQYDQLKAQANIELFNWRNYVNISLSKLNKETSSYRLKKAQNEVKMNVIQTFFIYQNSKSWLDVLETQISGIEEQIKRTEKEVEIGSRSKSDIYDIKANLGTLQEQWVTAKNQRDLAKINLLNALAVTQDSVDFVMNNEVALAEEDFDHSDFTKRLLENNPAYQTVLAEIKAQEKSVSLAGSAYLPTLNGSYSWSTFYNQFLNKDNVSTVSFSDQFTQNKNQSVSFGLNIPVFNKFQVKNNVEIAKLNVINSTYDKELIVNNLTQSINSIKAQFLNAQEKYGLLESNFENQKQSFLKSEEKYKEGLMDAYTFFVVRNNWLQANYNLISSKNDVIQQTELLKVLKTGL
- a CDS encoding putative quinol monooxygenase; the protein is MMTDNTFTSTAVLKAKEGQRTALKEALLQLINPTRSEPGCLYYILFEDKNNNGTFYMHEAFKDQAAFEFHAQTIHFKNFAANMDALMSEPIQLIELAKVSDTE
- a CDS encoding SBBP repeat-containing protein; the protein is MNKKINSLNCSLFVAAMILTLSSCSSDKDNDSNTQTAPLLENYSLQSAGAYPEGIDFDTKNNRFVISSFNKGLVYTLSTDGKTFSPLVNDAALIAALGVFTDEANDRIIVASGDAGASEKSGANGSTAGKVAYAGIYNAKTGSIIKGIDLKPLTTGGAFPNDITVDTNGNIYITDSFSPVIYKIDKEYNASVFVNNTAFSAPAGSFGLNGIVYHKDGYLIAAHTQANKLFKINISNGSVTEITGLGNAFKAPDGLEWSGNNLIVVENGLADGKVHMLSSTNGWATASKTKEVMIGKTEFPTAAYTADNGITYILTSYLGKLLNGDKTQTDYLVKGITF